One stretch of Nitrosococcus watsonii C-113 DNA includes these proteins:
- the mfd gene encoding transcription-repair coupling factor, with translation MPSALTFASLIPALPHRAGDHHHFGQLYGSSFGLVLAASAYHHPGPILIITPDTITANRLEDELRFYRSNQEDSPILHFPDWETLPYDTFSPHQDILSERLATLYQLPRLERGILIVPVSTLMQRLAPQEYLETHSLLLAIGDRLHLENWRKQLEKGGYRCVSQVMEHGEFTIRGSLIDLFPMGSTVPYRIDLLDDEVDSLRSFDPETQRSLQSVAQIQLLPAREFPLVEEAIARFRKNYRGTFNGDPQRSLIYREVSEGHPLPGIEYYLPLFFDHTDTLFDYLPENTLAVTLEGVNTAADSFWREINDRYEQYCHDIERPLLPPPKLYLQAGEVFGALKHLPRISLRSSKLEEKPGYQNFATETPPPLMLNARTPQPLETLNQFIESFTGRILFTAETAGRRETLRDLFKDNGIWPHFFDNWETFLQAEERLGITVAPLQHGLLLGEPRIAVVAESQLFGQQAMQYRRRQERTRDADAVVRDLVELSMGAPVVHEEHGVGRYLGLQTLEVGKVRTEFMALEYAEGDKLYVPVSSLHLISRYTGATPEAAPLHKLGSSHWERAKHKARERVRDVAAELLAIYAQRAARKKPPLPTPDSHYAAFARAFPFEETPDQADAIQAVIADLTSDQPMDRLVCGDVGFGKTEVAMRAAFIVSQAGKQVAVLVPTTLLAQQHYQSFKDRFADWPARVEVISRFSSRKEQEAVINRIADGRADIVIGTHKLLQENIHFKNLGLVIIDEEHRFGVRQKERMKALRAEVDILTLTATPIPRTLHMSLSNLRDLSIIATPPARRLAIKTFVRQWNDNLLREALLREIKRGGQVYFLHNEVESINKMAQRIQALFPEAKVGIAHGQMRERELEQTMLNFYHRRFNILVCTTIIETGIDIPSANTIIIHRADKLGLAQLYQLRGRVGRSHHRAYAYLIVPPRSVMTADAVKRLEAIESLEELGAGFTLASHDMEIRGAGELLGKDQSGQMQEIGFDLYNDLLERAVNSLKSGQALDLEQPPAQGPEVDLHAPALIPEDYLPDVHTRLVLYKRIAAAKDHQALRELQVEMIDRFGLLPEATKTLFATHKLRLNANEMGIRKIEASSQGGRIHFQPEPKVDPMVIIDLIQKQPSIYKLDGQEKFRFIQKLPDTQARLEALEKLLKLLLMKKAA, from the coding sequence ATGCCCTCCGCTTTAACCTTTGCTTCTCTAATACCCGCCTTACCCCACCGGGCTGGCGATCATCACCATTTTGGGCAACTCTACGGAAGCAGTTTCGGCCTGGTATTAGCGGCCTCCGCCTACCATCATCCGGGTCCCATTTTGATTATTACGCCAGATACGATCACAGCGAACCGGTTGGAGGATGAACTCCGCTTTTATCGCAGTAACCAGGAAGATAGCCCCATCCTCCATTTTCCGGACTGGGAAACTCTACCCTACGACACCTTCTCTCCCCATCAAGATATTCTCTCCGAACGATTAGCCACTCTTTATCAATTACCTCGCTTAGAACGCGGCATATTGATTGTTCCAGTATCCACCTTGATGCAACGGCTTGCACCTCAAGAATATCTAGAAACCCATAGCTTGCTACTGGCAATTGGTGATCGCCTTCATCTAGAAAATTGGCGTAAGCAGCTAGAAAAGGGAGGATATCGTTGCGTCTCCCAGGTAATGGAGCACGGTGAGTTTACCATTCGGGGCTCCCTCATCGACTTGTTCCCCATGGGTAGCACAGTACCCTATCGAATCGATCTCCTTGACGATGAAGTGGATAGTCTCCGCAGTTTCGATCCGGAAACCCAGCGCTCTCTGCAATCGGTAGCGCAGATCCAGCTATTGCCTGCCCGCGAATTTCCCCTGGTAGAAGAGGCGATTGCCCGATTCCGAAAGAACTATCGAGGCACTTTTAACGGCGATCCCCAACGTAGCTTGATTTACCGAGAGGTAAGCGAAGGGCACCCTCTTCCAGGAATAGAATATTACCTGCCGCTTTTTTTTGACCATACTGATACTCTATTCGACTACCTTCCTGAAAATACACTGGCTGTCACTTTGGAGGGCGTCAACACCGCAGCTGACAGTTTTTGGAGAGAGATTAATGATCGCTATGAACAGTACTGCCACGATATAGAACGCCCTCTCCTACCCCCCCCAAAACTCTATCTCCAAGCTGGAGAGGTCTTTGGAGCTCTTAAACACCTACCCCGAATCAGTCTACGATCCTCAAAATTAGAGGAAAAACCCGGTTATCAGAATTTTGCTACTGAAACTCCGCCCCCGCTTATGCTCAATGCCCGTACTCCCCAGCCACTGGAAACTCTTAACCAATTTATAGAAAGCTTTACAGGACGAATTTTATTTACCGCCGAAACCGCTGGGCGCCGGGAAACTTTGCGAGATTTGTTCAAAGATAACGGAATTTGGCCTCATTTTTTTGACAACTGGGAGACTTTTCTGCAGGCTGAGGAACGCCTTGGTATTACCGTAGCACCCTTACAACATGGCTTGCTGCTCGGCGAACCGCGGATCGCCGTGGTTGCCGAGTCTCAATTATTTGGTCAACAAGCCATGCAGTACCGCCGCCGCCAGGAGCGTACTCGTGATGCGGATGCGGTAGTCCGGGATTTAGTAGAACTCTCCATGGGTGCTCCAGTAGTCCATGAGGAACACGGCGTAGGCCGCTATTTAGGTCTGCAAACCCTAGAAGTTGGAAAAGTTCGCACCGAATTTATGGCGTTGGAGTACGCAGAAGGGGATAAACTCTATGTCCCCGTCTCTTCCCTCCACCTAATTAGCCGCTATACCGGCGCCACTCCTGAGGCGGCACCTCTGCATAAACTTGGCTCCAGCCATTGGGAACGAGCTAAGCATAAGGCCCGGGAACGAGTTCGAGATGTGGCCGCCGAACTGCTAGCTATCTATGCTCAGCGGGCAGCTCGAAAAAAACCGCCCCTGCCGACCCCAGACTCTCACTATGCTGCCTTCGCTCGCGCCTTTCCCTTTGAGGAAACGCCAGACCAAGCGGATGCTATCCAAGCGGTGATTGCCGATCTGACTTCAGATCAACCCATGGACCGTCTCGTCTGCGGAGATGTAGGTTTTGGCAAAACTGAGGTGGCGATGCGAGCGGCCTTCATCGTTTCTCAAGCAGGCAAGCAGGTGGCGGTGCTAGTACCTACCACACTTTTGGCTCAGCAGCATTATCAAAGCTTTAAAGACCGGTTTGCTGATTGGCCAGCGCGGGTAGAAGTGATATCTCGATTTAGCTCCCGTAAGGAACAAGAAGCTGTGATCAATCGTATTGCGGATGGCCGAGCAGATATCGTGATCGGCACCCATAAGCTGCTGCAGGAAAACATCCATTTTAAGAATCTTGGACTAGTGATCATCGATGAAGAACACCGCTTTGGAGTCCGGCAGAAAGAGCGCATGAAGGCTCTGCGAGCTGAAGTAGACATTCTCACCCTAACTGCAACCCCCATTCCTCGAACGCTCCATATGTCTCTGTCCAATCTCAGGGATCTTTCCATTATTGCCACGCCACCGGCGCGGCGTCTAGCCATTAAAACTTTTGTACGACAATGGAATGACAACCTTCTCCGGGAAGCGTTATTGCGGGAAATCAAACGAGGGGGGCAAGTCTATTTTCTTCATAATGAAGTAGAAAGCATTAATAAAATGGCTCAACGGATTCAAGCCCTTTTCCCTGAAGCCAAAGTGGGCATTGCCCATGGCCAGATGCGGGAGCGGGAACTAGAACAGACGATGCTAAATTTTTATCACCGGCGTTTTAATATCCTGGTTTGCACTACTATTATCGAAACTGGGATTGATATTCCTAGCGCCAATACTATTATTATCCACCGAGCCGATAAACTGGGATTAGCTCAACTGTATCAACTCCGGGGACGGGTGGGACGCTCTCACCATCGAGCTTATGCCTATCTGATTGTCCCTCCCCGCTCGGTCATGACCGCAGATGCGGTCAAACGCCTAGAGGCCATCGAGTCCTTAGAAGAACTAGGCGCTGGTTTTACCTTAGCCAGCCATGATATGGAAATCCGGGGGGCGGGAGAACTGTTGGGTAAAGATCAAAGTGGGCAAATGCAAGAAATCGGCTTTGATCTTTACAACGATCTGCTAGAGCGGGCGGTCAATAGCTTGAAATCCGGGCAAGCCTTGGATTTAGAGCAACCACCGGCACAGGGTCCAGAAGTCGATCTCCATGCTCCTGCTCTGATCCCAGAAGATTACCTCCCCGATGTCCATACCCGGTTAGTGCTCTATAAGCGGATCGCCGCCGCTAAGGACCATCAAGCACTGAGAGAACTTCAGGTAGAGATGATTGATCGCTTCGGCCTATTGCCAGAAGCCACTAAGACGCTATTTGCTACCCACAAACTTCGCTTAAACGCAAATGAAATGGGCATTCGCAAGATCGAAGCAAGTTCCCAAGGCGGTCGGATTCACTTTCAACCAGAACCTAAGGTGGATCCTATGGTTATCATTGATTTAATTCAAAAACAGCCTAGCATTTACAAACTAGATGGCCAGGAAAAATTCCGCTTTATCCAAAAACTACCTGATACCCAAGCACGCTTAGAGGCCCTAGAAAAATTACTCAAGCTATTACTCATGAAAAAAGCGGCCTAG
- a CDS encoding TrkA C-terminal domain-containing protein: MGRSLGFRRVVTKIEDPELEHLCIELGLDDTIIPDRTIGRYLADRFDGRNPLELSTMIRDVARVFSFAVGEEDEGAIEALDLPEKSRVICVYRNNEFLIPDAETQLKAKDEVVIIMHRQNLAKLEERWTPQRRQSIS; the protein is encoded by the coding sequence ATGGGGCGGTCATTGGGTTTCCGCCGGGTAGTCACCAAGATAGAAGATCCGGAACTGGAGCACCTGTGCATTGAATTGGGGTTGGATGATACGATTATCCCGGATCGAACCATTGGACGCTATTTGGCAGATAGGTTTGATGGCAGGAATCCCTTGGAACTTTCTACCATGATCCGGGATGTGGCTCGGGTATTTTCATTTGCCGTTGGAGAGGAGGATGAAGGCGCTATTGAAGCACTCGATTTGCCTGAAAAAAGCCGAGTGATTTGTGTGTATAGAAACAACGAATTTCTTATTCCCGACGCTGAGACTCAATTGAAAGCTAAGGATGAAGTAGTGATTATCATGCATCGGCAGAATCTAGCCAAATTGGAAGAGCGTTGGACTCCGCAGCGGCGGCAATCAATTTCCTAG
- a CDS encoding potassium transporter TrkG produces the protein MGKRELYIFDTELRAFSGVLAWLLYSSLVLPWMESASQGLLLGFSAQTTAGFSSLEVAELDSSSKLLLIGMMGIGGGVGSTAGGIKILRLLIFLRLVQLLIQRSALPPQAVHKPKLAGRILQAEEK, from the coding sequence TTGGGAAAACGGGAATTATATATTTTTGATACGGAGTTACGAGCCTTCAGTGGGGTGCTTGCATGGCTTCTTTATTCATCGCTAGTTTTACCGTGGATGGAGAGTGCTTCCCAGGGATTGTTGTTGGGATTTTCTGCCCAGACCACAGCCGGTTTTAGCTCGCTGGAAGTTGCTGAACTTGATTCTAGTTCGAAATTACTGTTAATAGGTATGATGGGTATAGGCGGGGGAGTCGGCTCTACTGCTGGTGGTATCAAGATATTGCGGCTATTGATTTTTCTGCGTTTGGTGCAATTGCTTATACAGCGCTCTGCTCTTCCTCCTCAAGCCGTACATAAGCCCAAGCTAGCAGGAAGAATTTTGCAGGCAGAGGAAAAATGA
- the yhbY gene encoding ribosome assembly RNA-binding protein YhbY, whose translation MSLTKHQTRYLRTLAHSLKPVVIVGQSGVTTAVLDEIASSLEHHELIKIKMHDAEREERPAMVKSILQVTQAELVQVIGRIGIFYRRGEKARITLP comes from the coding sequence ATGTCCCTTACTAAACATCAAACGCGATATTTACGCACGCTAGCCCACTCTCTAAAGCCCGTAGTCATCGTCGGCCAAAGCGGAGTAACAACAGCTGTGCTAGATGAAATTGCAAGCTCATTAGAACACCATGAACTGATTAAAATAAAAATGCACGACGCAGAGCGAGAAGAGAGGCCAGCAATGGTGAAGTCTATTCTCCAGGTCACGCAAGCAGAGCTAGTGCAAGTTATCGGTAGGATAGGCATATTTTACCGACGCGGGGAGAAAGCCCGAATAACTCTACCCTGA
- a CDS encoding YhjD/YihY/BrkB family envelope integrity protein has product MATLWQKTKVRLKQALRSPERRGEDRWRAFLRQKAKFVYAVSREFFKGDLTLQATSLVYTTLLSLAPLLAVSFSVLKAFGIHNEIEPVLHHFLLPLGPRGEEITTKIIQYVENLKVGVLGSVGVGLLFYTVISLIQKVEGAFNHVWRIKAERPFARRFSDYLSVLLIGPVLVFSAVGATASVMQTSFIQTLLDFELLGKTLVVMSKLLPYLLVIAGFTFIYLFLPNTKVRLGSALVGGAVAGILWETIGILFAFFVTTSTKYDAIYSSFAIVILFMIWLYISWLVLLVGAQVAYYHQNPRMIGLAQQDPLLLSNRLKERVGLLILARVGEAFHQGCPPPTLENLAKHFSLPSYLIEDIIESLKRARLVTATGAEPPGYLLSKDPATVTVRKVLAIIRQAEEQKFPLESISLKSPAVDGIMEKIEQALDQAMKGATLKDLIGDKREASTESSADFI; this is encoded by the coding sequence ATGGCAACTTTGTGGCAAAAAACCAAAGTGCGCCTGAAGCAGGCGTTGCGATCTCCTGAAAGGAGAGGGGAAGATCGTTGGCGAGCTTTTTTACGGCAAAAAGCGAAGTTTGTATATGCGGTGTCGCGGGAATTTTTTAAGGGTGATCTCACTTTGCAGGCAACCAGCTTAGTTTATACGACGCTGCTTTCTCTAGCACCGTTACTGGCGGTCAGTTTTTCCGTACTCAAGGCTTTTGGTATCCACAATGAAATAGAGCCAGTGTTACATCATTTTTTACTGCCTTTAGGACCACGGGGCGAAGAAATTACCACTAAAATTATCCAGTATGTAGAAAACTTAAAGGTGGGGGTGTTGGGATCGGTGGGTGTAGGGCTGCTTTTTTATACAGTTATTTCTCTTATCCAGAAAGTTGAAGGCGCTTTTAATCATGTCTGGCGGATTAAGGCGGAGCGTCCCTTTGCACGCCGTTTTAGCGATTACCTAAGTGTACTCCTAATTGGACCCGTGCTGGTCTTTTCGGCAGTGGGAGCGACTGCCTCGGTGATGCAAACCAGTTTTATTCAGACTCTCTTGGATTTTGAGCTTTTGGGTAAAACGCTGGTGGTGATGAGCAAATTACTGCCTTACCTATTAGTGATTGCTGGCTTTACCTTTATTTATCTCTTTCTCCCTAATACTAAAGTGAGACTAGGAAGCGCTTTGGTAGGGGGAGCGGTGGCCGGAATATTATGGGAGACCATCGGAATTCTTTTCGCTTTTTTTGTCACCACTTCGACTAAATACGATGCCATTTATTCCAGTTTTGCCATCGTGATTCTCTTTATGATTTGGCTTTATATTAGTTGGCTTGTTCTTTTAGTGGGGGCCCAGGTGGCTTATTATCACCAAAATCCTCGCATGATAGGCTTGGCGCAGCAAGATCCCCTGCTCTTAAGCAATCGCCTTAAAGAGCGGGTAGGGTTACTTATCCTCGCGCGGGTAGGAGAAGCATTCCATCAAGGCTGCCCTCCGCCTACGCTAGAGAATTTAGCTAAGCATTTTAGCCTGCCTAGTTATTTAATCGAGGACATTATAGAATCTTTGAAGCGCGCTCGCCTTGTAACAGCAACTGGTGCTGAACCTCCAGGTTATTTGCTGAGCAAAGATCCGGCTACCGTTACCGTACGAAAAGTGCTAGCTATCATTCGGCAGGCCGAAGAACAAAAATTTCCCCTTGAATCGATTTCCCTTAAATCGCCTGCGGTGGATGGGATAATGGAAAAAATTGAGCAGGCTTTAGATCAAGCGATGAAAGGGGCTACCTTAAAAGATTTAATAGGGGATAAACGGGAGGCTAGCACGGAGTCCAGCGCTGATTTTATCTAA
- a CDS encoding slipin family protein, translating to MIETFLYVLAITVAFLVLSIRILREYERGVVFMLGRFWKVKGPGLILLIPGIQQMVKVSLRIVVLDVPSQDVISKDNVSVKVNAVVYFRAVDPEKSIIQVEDYHQAISQLAQTTLRSVLGQHDLDEMLTERDKLNNDIQEILDEQTDVWGVKVSNVEIKHVDLDESMIRAIAQQAEAERSRRAKVINAEGEKQAAGRLLEAAQILSADPRAIQLRYLQTLKDISNQQSSTIVFPLPLELITPLLEAVAKRQHTTGE from the coding sequence ATGATTGAGACGTTTTTATATGTGCTGGCGATTACCGTCGCTTTTCTGGTCCTATCTATCCGCATTCTCCGGGAATATGAACGGGGTGTGGTTTTTATGCTAGGGCGGTTTTGGAAGGTTAAGGGTCCCGGTCTTATTCTTCTTATTCCCGGTATTCAGCAGATGGTCAAGGTATCTTTACGAATTGTGGTATTGGATGTTCCTAGCCAAGATGTAATCTCCAAAGACAACGTGTCCGTGAAAGTTAACGCAGTCGTTTACTTTCGCGCAGTGGATCCCGAGAAATCTATTATCCAGGTAGAAGATTATCATCAGGCTATTAGCCAATTAGCCCAGACTACATTACGTTCGGTATTAGGTCAGCATGATTTAGATGAAATGCTGACGGAGCGGGATAAGCTCAATAACGATATCCAGGAAATTTTGGATGAACAAACGGATGTCTGGGGAGTCAAGGTTTCCAATGTGGAAATCAAGCACGTGGATCTGGATGAAAGCATGATTCGCGCTATCGCTCAGCAGGCTGAAGCCGAGCGTTCTCGGCGGGCCAAGGTTATCAATGCGGAGGGAGAGAAACAAGCCGCCGGCAGGTTGCTGGAAGCTGCTCAAATTTTATCGGCGGATCCAAGGGCAATCCAGCTACGCTATCTACAGACTCTTAAAGATATTTCTAACCAACAAAGTTCCACCATTGTTTTTCCTCTACCTCTTGAACTGATTACGCCGTTACTGGAAGCTGTTGCTAAACGGCAACATACAACGGGAGAATAA
- a CDS encoding NfeD family protein, producing MEPFFFVFTSKWYFWILGSLVCLFLGGAVPAQQNQNLAGTALLLDVRGVIGPATSDYIQRTMAKSNTEGAALIILRMDTPGGLDTAMREIIQDVLASPVPVVGYVAPSGARAASAGTYIMYASHIAAMAPATNLGAATPVHLPMGSQPPGEATPPGEGEEAGTPPKDTLARKAINDAVAYIKGLAVQRGRNERWAEKAVREAASLSAQEALEMEVIDLIAQDIPTLLKRLDGRNVKVVGGEITLQTTDMTIIPVEPNWRDRLLAMIAHPNIAYILMLVGIYGLIFEMANPGFILPGVVGTISLLLALYAFQVLPISSAGLALMLLGITFMAAEVFVPSFGALGIGGGIAFVMGSVILLDVEAPGYQISWSLIVAAAVSSAGFLYMVLLLAARSQQRPVVSGREQMLGAVGKVTAVARDKMTVRIHGELWSAQAREPTTLGQRVRVTELEGLTLTVKPELEEDLHD from the coding sequence ATGGAGCCCTTCTTTTTTGTGTTTACTAGTAAGTGGTATTTTTGGATATTAGGATCTCTCGTTTGCCTCTTTTTGGGGGGGGCGGTTCCAGCACAGCAAAATCAGAACCTGGCGGGAACTGCTCTCCTGTTGGATGTTCGAGGCGTTATCGGGCCAGCAACCAGCGATTATATCCAGCGAACCATGGCAAAAAGCAACACTGAAGGAGCGGCGCTGATTATTTTGCGGATGGATACTCCAGGCGGGTTAGATACGGCCATGCGAGAGATTATCCAGGATGTTTTGGCCTCGCCAGTACCCGTGGTAGGTTATGTAGCCCCCAGCGGGGCCCGGGCAGCCAGTGCGGGTACTTATATTATGTATGCCAGTCATATTGCTGCCATGGCGCCTGCTACCAACCTAGGAGCGGCAACTCCCGTGCATCTCCCTATGGGCAGCCAGCCGCCGGGAGAAGCAACCCCCCCAGGGGAGGGTGAGGAAGCCGGCACTCCCCCTAAAGATACCTTAGCCCGTAAGGCGATTAATGATGCGGTGGCTTATATCAAAGGGTTGGCCGTGCAGCGAGGCCGTAATGAGCGATGGGCAGAGAAAGCGGTGCGGGAGGCTGCTAGCTTATCGGCTCAAGAAGCGTTAGAGATGGAAGTTATTGATCTCATAGCTCAAGATATTCCTACTTTACTTAAGCGTCTCGACGGACGTAACGTCAAGGTGGTAGGCGGCGAAATAACCTTGCAAACTACCGATATGACGATTATCCCGGTTGAGCCTAACTGGCGGGATCGCTTATTAGCGATGATAGCTCACCCTAATATAGCCTATATTTTAATGTTAGTGGGTATCTATGGGTTAATTTTCGAGATGGCTAATCCAGGTTTTATTTTGCCGGGAGTAGTAGGAACGATTTCTTTGTTGCTGGCGCTTTATGCCTTTCAGGTTTTACCTATCAGCTCAGCGGGCCTGGCGCTGATGTTATTGGGAATTACGTTTATGGCTGCTGAAGTATTTGTACCTAGCTTTGGCGCCTTGGGAATAGGGGGAGGTATTGCTTTTGTGATGGGTTCGGTCATTTTATTGGATGTCGAAGCGCCAGGTTATCAGATTTCCTGGTCCTTAATCGTAGCCGCTGCGGTAAGCAGTGCCGGTTTTCTCTATATGGTTTTGCTCTTGGCGGCCCGTTCCCAGCAACGGCCGGTAGTGAGTGGCCGGGAACAAATGCTGGGTGCGGTGGGAAAAGTGACGGCTGTAGCGAGAGATAAAATGACCGTGCGCATCCATGGTGAATTGTGGTCGGCTCAGGCAAGGGAGCCGACTACATTGGGACAGCGGGTACGGGTGACGGAATTGGAGGGATTAACGTTAACGGTCAAGCCAGAGTTGGAGGAGGATCTTCATGATTGA
- a CDS encoding thiazole synthase, with protein sequence MSALDTPLMVAGKTYHSRLLVGTGKYRDLEETQNAIQASGAKIVTIAIRRSNIGQNPGEPNLLDVIPPDRYTLLPNTAGCYNAKEAVRTCRLARELLDGHNLVKLEVLGDEKTLFPDLVETYQATEVLIKEDFQVMVYTNDDPIAAKRLEEMGCVAVMPLAAPIGSGLGIRNPYNILEIVQNATVPILVDAGVGTASDAAAAMELGCDGVLMNTAIAGAQNPILMASAMKKAVEAGRSAYLAGRIPRKRYASASSPLEGTFF encoded by the coding sequence ATGAGCGCATTGGATACTCCCTTAATGGTTGCGGGCAAAACCTACCATTCCCGACTCCTGGTAGGCACGGGTAAATACCGGGATCTGGAAGAAACTCAGAACGCTATCCAGGCTAGCGGTGCGAAGATCGTCACCATTGCTATTCGCCGAAGTAATATTGGGCAAAATCCGGGAGAACCTAACCTACTCGATGTTATACCGCCAGATCGTTATACACTTTTGCCCAATACCGCCGGCTGCTACAATGCCAAAGAAGCGGTACGCACCTGCCGCTTGGCCCGAGAACTGCTAGATGGCCACAACTTGGTAAAGCTGGAAGTCCTAGGAGATGAAAAAACCCTATTCCCCGATCTGGTAGAAACCTATCAAGCCACTGAAGTGCTTATCAAGGAAGACTTTCAAGTGATGGTCTATACCAACGACGATCCCATTGCCGCTAAACGCCTGGAAGAGATGGGCTGTGTTGCGGTCATGCCCCTAGCGGCACCCATTGGCTCCGGGCTAGGCATTCGAAATCCCTATAATATCCTTGAAATTGTCCAAAACGCCACCGTGCCTATCCTAGTGGATGCGGGCGTTGGCACTGCTTCCGATGCGGCGGCAGCCATGGAGCTAGGCTGCGATGGAGTACTCATGAATACCGCTATTGCCGGGGCTCAAAATCCTATTTTGATGGCTTCGGCAATGAAAAAAGCCGTGGAGGCGGGCCGTAGCGCCTACCTAGCCGGGCGTATCCCTCGGAAACGCTATGCTAGCGCCTCTTCTCCCCTTGAGGGCACCTTCTTTTAG
- a CDS encoding response regulator transcription factor → MQSEKPAVFMVGINKSLYNKLVNPVYSTGLAIEKFESAKSFLDSNCWKKLGCVLLEFSLQGINGLALQRRLQALGSRIPIILMVEAGEITYAVQALKQGAIDVLEKPAKEQIILNTIYKAANQALALWRQQKQVETAHRCLTSLTLREKQILDLVLEGRLNKVIAFDLEISMKTVEAHRHSIMQKLKVKNLPELIDLVRMADRRGVYYYLQSPGAATLAT, encoded by the coding sequence ATGCAGTCGGAAAAACCAGCAGTATTTATGGTAGGAATCAACAAAAGCCTGTATAACAAACTAGTTAATCCAGTTTATTCCACAGGGCTAGCGATAGAAAAATTTGAGTCGGCTAAATCCTTTTTAGATAGCAATTGCTGGAAAAAACTGGGGTGTGTGCTATTAGAATTTTCTCTTCAGGGAATAAATGGATTGGCTCTACAACGGCGGTTGCAAGCACTGGGTTCCAGGATACCCATAATTCTGATGGTGGAGGCAGGCGAAATTACTTATGCGGTACAGGCCCTTAAGCAGGGGGCTATCGATGTTTTGGAAAAACCAGCTAAAGAGCAAATAATATTGAATACTATTTATAAAGCAGCGAACCAGGCGCTTGCTCTTTGGAGACAGCAAAAACAAGTTGAAACCGCGCACAGGTGCTTAACAAGCTTAACACTCCGAGAGAAGCAGATTCTTGATTTAGTGCTTGAGGGGAGGCTTAATAAGGTGATTGCCTTTGATCTTGAGATCAGCATGAAGACGGTGGAAGCTCACCGTCATAGCATAATGCAAAAACTCAAGGTAAAAAACTTACCTGAACTCATAGACTTAGTAAGGATGGCTGATCGTAGGGGGGTTTACTACTATCTCCAGTCTCCTGGAGCAGCTACTCTAGCAACCTAA
- a CDS encoding Crp/Fnr family transcriptional regulator produces MPKTSKREPSRCTDENWPGRERCLACPIYKLVKSQTDPEMIAWLAQVLSPIEICRFDAGETACRAGDKGQHIFSVRAGIFKAVRYSQGGEYRIVQLFRNGESFGLELLTNPHFDHSVVAIEPAEVCQIPLSVIRTVEEKVPDLCTPLMEEWHDQLRQAETWIVQFSTGTVRSRLARLVIYLSVWNSGEEINTARLLPGRELAAVLGVTPESISRVMAQWKRQNLLQRLPEIGAETYRFDKTQLRRLAEASL; encoded by the coding sequence ATGCCTAAAACCTCAAAAAGGGAGCCGTCCCGGTGTACCGACGAAAATTGGCCGGGACGGGAGCGCTGCCTTGCTTGTCCCATCTATAAACTTGTTAAATCCCAAACCGACCCGGAGATGATCGCCTGGTTGGCACAGGTATTGTCACCTATTGAAATTTGTCGATTTGATGCTGGAGAGACTGCTTGTAGGGCGGGTGATAAAGGACAGCATATTTTTTCGGTCCGTGCGGGAATATTTAAAGCTGTACGCTATAGCCAAGGGGGAGAGTATCGAATCGTGCAACTTTTTAGGAATGGGGAGAGTTTTGGTCTTGAGTTGCTAACCAACCCCCATTTCGATCATTCAGTGGTTGCTATAGAGCCCGCTGAGGTATGCCAGATTCCATTATCCGTGATTAGAACAGTAGAGGAGAAAGTACCCGACCTCTGCACACCCCTGATGGAAGAATGGCATGATCAACTTCGTCAGGCGGAGACGTGGATTGTGCAATTTTCAACAGGTACTGTTCGTAGCCGACTAGCGCGATTGGTTATTTATCTTTCGGTGTGGAATTCGGGAGAGGAAATCAATACAGCGCGACTATTGCCTGGACGGGAATTGGCGGCTGTCCTAGGCGTTACTCCGGAAAGTATCAGCCGGGTGATGGCCCAATGGAAGCGTCAGAACCTCCTCCAGCGGCTGCCAGAAATAGGTGCGGAAACCTATCGATTTGATAAAACGCAATTGCGGCGGCTAGCTGAAGCTTCCTTGTAA